Below is a genomic region from Argopecten irradians isolate NY chromosome 14, Ai_NY, whole genome shotgun sequence.
TTTGATGATTTACACATTAAGAACTTTATATCTTTCATCCAAAAAttactttttaggtcacctgagacaaagtctcacgACAACCTAAAAAGGgctcaaaatggataacatttcaaaaatctttcttctgatttcacagatttgatggaaccagatactcttcatagatgaaaaagtcaaatttataaaatcactgactgacttcaagggcccgATCGGCAaacatatagtgtttatatgtccttgtttcattctgtatctaaagtcaggtgaccgttaaggccgaTGGGCCTCTTATTAATTCTTAACTTAATTTGGTAAATTAATAACAAATAATACATCTTCAATGATTTCTAGGAGATATTAATGTAATAATTCAAATGATTTATCATTGAATGATAGTTGTTTTAGTTTCTGTATAATGTAATGTACTTTTATGGTCTATATATATCTGAACTTGTGATTGGAGGGTATTTAAATTTTCTTACCTATATGTGCTTTTGTCATCTTTAGTACGTATGAAGGCAGAGGCATCTACTAGTCTATAAAATTAGTTGTAGTGTGGAAATTTTCACATATTTCACTTTTATTAAATCTCTGTAAATATATCCATGCGTTAAACACATATCAACAAGTGTAAATCTGGATTGTAATAACACTACGTATGTAGTGTGAAAACGATCAATGCAATGGTTATAGTATACATGGTTCTCACTAAggtttttaatagaaaattagtACCGGTAATAGGTGGTTGAGGGCCTGTGGCCGCCGTGGTGGCCAAtacttatttctgacaaaaGTAGCTGGTTGTAAACAAAGAAATAGACGTCTGTTTTTGCCAGAAACAGACTTTTAACGAGAACCCTGAGTATGTCTCACTAATGAGTGAGGTATTTCTTAGTTGTAAACAAATGGATGTTGTAATGCAAACATTTCATTGATCAGACTTGTGTTTAATGaattgtgatgttattttcattttattacaaGAATCATTGAAGTTTTTGTGATCACAGTGATTTGATTTTGTAGAATCTACGGACGGCAGCTCAGTCAAAAGATCAGGAGTTGACTCGAGGGAATCTTGCTCTGAGTCGTAACGTAGAGAGTGGCCATCCAGTCAGAGTGATTCGCGGGTATAAACTGAAAAGTCCTTTTGCTCCAGAGGAAGGATACCGATATGATGGTGAGTTGCTGATTTCTCTAAAAACTTGGGTAATTTACTCACtctaaaaacttgtgtaatttaTAATAACTCACTCTAAAAACTTGGCTATTTTACTCACTTCTTCTGTGctgaatttaaattaaaatgtgCACCACATGTGCATTTCACATTGATATGTACTTAGATATTTTGCAGTATACATGTTGCTCTGATTTTCTCGACCCAAACTTTTCATATATCAATACTTTGATACAGAGATAACATGGTGTGTTACAACAATTCCTCCTACTTTGAGTTTATAACAAGGATTATTGTATTTAAAAGTGATTTATGATCCTTGGTCCTCAGGTCTGTATCAGGTAGAGAAAGCATGGTGTTGTATAGGACTGTCTGGTTTCCTGGTGTGGAAATTTGCAATGAAGCGCTGCACAGATCAAGCTCCGCCCCCGTGGACTATCATGGATGTAAGTGTCGGCGTAAGGTGTTTGTAAGCAGAAACTTTTCCTTACAAGAAAATCTTTATCTGCTGTAGTGCATTAGGGTATgtaaaaaaaagattaattttGTTCAATATCATGGTTGCTAAAAAGGACATCCTCAGTGCTTACTATGacataaatttaatatttttcaatgcTTCACTGTATGACTATAGCTTTCAGTTATATAAAACCAGTAGTACCATGGTAAATGTTTCCCATCATGAGTTTGAGCTAGGGTAGATAATAAGTCAGATTCATTTGCTATAAGCATTATTATACACGTATCTTATTCCTCCAGTGAGGGATACTCCTATCACACATTCTCATAACTTTCATAATCATTGAAAGATTTTTAAATCTTACATATTCTCAATTTTTCAGGTGGGAAGCCCATCTAAGGACAGTATTATGTCGGACAAAGTCTCGGAGTCTGGTAAAACTGACTCAGGATTTGACTCGGATGAAactggcagccattttggatccCAAGAATCCACCAACATGAGTTGTGAGGGGAGTGAAGACGAACACTCCGTAAAATCTGACGATGATAAAAGTGAAGAAGACATTCAGTCTGTAAAAtctgataatgaaaaaaatgaagttgGCCAATCTGTAAAATCTGatgatgaaaaaaatgaagttgGCCAATCTGTAAAAtctgataatgaaaaaaatgaagatgGCCAATCCGTAAAATctgaaaatgagaaaaatgaAGAAGACCAGTCAGTGAAATCTGACGCCAACAACGAAAATCAACCAGGGGATGACAACACAACGCTGACAGATGAAACTGTAAAAGATGAAGATCTATTGGTAACTGTAGTAACTGAAAATACTGAGAGCTCGGAAAATACTGAAATAGAAAATGGTACAGAAAATGATGAAGAAAAATCAGAGAACAAAGAGGCTGAATTAGAGAATGATGACAGTGAAAATTGAGGGGAATGGGGGTAAGACTCTAGCAGGGGAATTATCGTATGATGAAGTGATTTAAGTGGGTCAGAATATTGACAATCCAAACACAAAATCAGAGTAATTGGAATCTCAATATCACTTACTTTTCAAGGCAAAACTGGCCTCAGTTCATACAGAGATTTTACACGACATTTTCATTATATCACATGACTTAATAATTTCATTGTccttacatttatattattttgtcaaAGACAGATATGTAGGTAGCTAGTTTAAAACtgaaacatattttgatttacaGAATCTTATATGTAAAATTGTTTAGAAATAGGTAAACATTCATTTTTACGCATAAAGTTGAGAGTTATATAACTGAAAGTgtaaatgtgtaaatataagAGAAGGGAACATATACGGTAATTACACAAAGCTCGCTTGATCGCGCAAATTTCCCTCGcaggtaatattttgtataaatacatgtatcaacttTGTTGTTTAAAGTCTAAAAGTGTGTCTATCGCGAAAATAAGAACTCCACGAAATGTTTATGCATGCAAATTGTGAAATCAAGGCCTcacaaaaatattcattttaacagTAAGTGTAACTTTACTGGATATCACTGCGACCAGTATATTGGTATGTGGTTGGTATAACCAAACCATttatgaaatgcattttttaactAGATACATATAGTTGACAATTTGCGGATCATGATATTAAGAATTAAGTCTTGTGCATGTGTTTGGAATAGGCTAATACAACAGCTATGGTAttagatcctatatatatatatatatatatatatatgtggcaGCTATGCATGTGCTGTATAATTGTGCATGATGAAATCCCCAATCaactattttttattgtacagtgccataccTTTTAAATCTAATGAGTTTGACAATATACAAAGATGATCTATTTTTGAAGGTGTTAATTTGTATCTTAATTGCTAAAAAATACTGTACTGAATTATCAAACTTTCAGTAGTCATTTAAGAGaattgttcattttaaaaagttatGTATAATGAATTAAACCTTagatttagtaaaaaaaaaaaagtgcattattttgataaaaaataattacgaTATAATTGCACATTACTATAGTATTAttagtataaatgtatatggAACAAATTGAAGTATATACATTCTTAGATATATTATAACTTGTATGTATGTGATAAATTTACAAGCATAAATGTACTATTTGTCTGATTTTGATTttagatttgtttttaaatgtttaataatgAATTTCATATTCATCTTGAATGTGAACATGTTTCGATAATTAAAACATTGCTTATTTGGAATTTTGCGACATACTAACAAATGTATTGCTTTCgtcaatgtttaatattttactgaTTTTATTCATATGACATAACTgttacataaaaacatttgtaGGCAGCTCAATGATAGCAgctatatttgtaaataatttggttttaaaaaaatatattgacatacaatgtatatgctgatacatgtatatttttcttGGTAGTTTTACATGCAACTTTGTAAAATGTGTAAATAGAGATTAAAGATGAAATAATAGTTATAAAGACGTTTATATGCATAGTGCTCCCAGATAATTTTTGGAGAGGTGGGTAATTTTGAATGAGAGGGGTAAAACACTGACTTCTGTGCGAACCCAAAACTTAACcaagatatatttcaataaGAGTTATGATGTTATAGTATATTTAGTAAGCAATGATCAGCTAGCAATTGTGCAAATATCCATCTTGAAACAAGGACACATTTGATGCAGACTTGAAATGGAGTAGGattcttctgattttacttctCGATGTAAGCGCCCATACTAATTGGATTgagtaattataaatattgaagGGGTAATTTGTACACGTCCATACAATTTTTAGAGGTAATTGACAGATTTTCAATGGGCATTTTACCCATGAACGCATCTAAACTGGAgcactgtacatgtgtgtataatACACATTTCAATCTGGTTAAAATCATCCATTCATGGCTTGTTACTTCTGTTGGTGTAGTACGAAGCTATGAACTGGTGATAGTTTGAGGggattgtatacatgtaataatagaATTACCTTTATAAGACATTACATTCTGTCTTTgtataatacagagttatctgcccttgcataTATATGTTTGGTAATTTTGTGTAAGAgtgaaaatgaaattacatcAATTTCTCTAAAAATGTAACGGTACCCTCTCGAACACATGACATAGCTGTAAATGTATTATCTACCTACATTTACAGCTAACTCTGCAATTTGATACAAGAAACATAAGCATTAGAAACCAATATCGCTTTCTTTGATGTTAGATGGTGACGGTCAGTCAAGTGTAGTAACGTTCTTTGCTGAATTTAAGTGATTATCTATGGTAGTTCTTGTAGGGATGTTATTGCAGTGTAAAATAATATACTAATATGACCTTTACCtgtacaaatatgttttttgtttatcATGATATAGCCATATTGAACTACAGTTCAAAGATTTTccattttgtaaaacatttattttaccaATTTCATTTAGAATATCATGACACATATTTCAATGTTGGATTTTAAACTTCATTGAAATGATCATTCATTGGACTTGTTTTGCAATTATCACGAGTACAAAGATGTTTTTAAGGCATTCAGCTttcacaaattaatgtttatttttgttatattttcagtcaaaagttatttttcaaacaaagttttaaagttgaatttttgtttttgcagatttaaataaaattatgtttatatatacaaatatgttgttttatgttttagcCTTCAACCATGCAGTAGCCAGCATTCCATTGCCTCTATTTTAGGACCATCCTCGAAACTCCAGGTCACTTAatatctctacacccctggactatctcttagtaaaactggaggcaacagattagaacaggtaatttagtcatttgatgtacatcaagaAAGCCGtgtaacggtacactgtggttgactgtgtggctttgatgttaggcgtcactctctctgtagtcttcaaaggaaatctttgctggcctgtgattggtcaaatattttccgctgagctgcctcaatttcactatgagatagtccaggggtgtagagattgtaagtgatcggaacccctggaatatcgaggatgtattaGGACCATTGGTCTCAATttcaagatgctccactgctctacttgtcccagagttctgcatggattgtaaccaaatttggccacaaacatccttgggggaaggggggaaagaacttgtataattttttgctctgaccccctgaggGCAgaagggacggggccc
It encodes:
- the LOC138308333 gene encoding uncharacterized protein, which produces MSQYEKLRQKNLEDNRRILAEIGLVNPFKGLPKVSLKKSVFSRTNKRKQEDYPARPAKKRVVEEDLEQTGSLRGSRRKSARLEGKAILTKEQLKEEIEEWEEAESENRHRPVDKNRPNFYGLVDGVEIGTVWETRMEACRAGIHRPTVAGIHAGPEGAYSIALSGGYDDNVDLGEGFTYTGEGGRDLKGTKANPKNLRTAAQSKDQELTRGNLALSRNVESGHPVRVIRGYKLKSPFAPEEGYRYDGLYQVEKAWCCIGLSGFLVWKFAMKRCTDQAPPPWTIMDVGSPSKDSIMSDKVSESGKTDSGFDSDETGSHFGSQESTNMSCEGSEDEHSVKSDDDKSEEDIQSVKSDNEKNEVGQSVKSDDEKNEVGQSVKSDNEKNEDGQSVKSENEKNEEDQSVKSDANNENQPGDDNTTLTDETVKDEDLLVTVVTENTESSENTEIENGTENDEEKSENKEAELENDDSEN